From the Rhinoderma darwinii isolate aRhiDar2 chromosome 12, aRhiDar2.hap1, whole genome shotgun sequence genome, one window contains:
- the LOC142664331 gene encoding protein S100-A5-like, with amino-acid sequence MTNKEAGGKPPLVDRTPPLIWEMPREEHSPACLYIGQEVLPATQSTYPSNTTPPHHLITMPLQDLMITLISTFDKYAKGDGDSSTLSQNELFELAKKEFPALCQSEKKDEILKGVIGQMDMDGDNKVNFKEFVIFISCLTIALKENIKM; translated from the exons ATGACCAATAAGGAGGCAGGAGGGAAGCCCCCACTTGTTGACAGGACACCCCCTCTAATCTGGGAGATGCCCAGGGAGGAGCACAGCCCCGCCTGTCTATATATTGGGCAAGAAGTGCTCCCTGCCACACAGTCCACATATCCCTCTAATACTACGCCACCTCATCACCTG ATCACGATGCCTCTGCAAGACCTGATGATCACCCTGATCAGCACCTTCGATAAGTACGCAAAAGGCGATGGAGACAGCAGCACGCTCAGCCAGAACGAGCTCTTCGAATTAGCCAAGAAAGAGTTTCCAGCATTGTGT CAAAGTGAGAAAAAGGACGAGATTCTCAAGGGAGTTATCGGACAGATGGACATGGACGGAGACAACAAGGTCAACTTCAAGGAGTTTGTCATCTTCATTAGCTGCCTGACCATCGCCTTGAAGGaaaacatcaaaatgtaa